One genomic window of Blastopirellula retiformator includes the following:
- a CDS encoding alpha/beta hydrolase, which translates to MPRMFLPALLLCTALLSTATAADATPGDVKHRTEVYKQVGDVSLKMHIYEPADHTAKSNSPAIVFFFGGGWTHGSPKQFFPHCELLAKQGMVAMAAEYRVASTHQVKPDSCVADAKSAVRWARANSDRLGIDSNKLAAGGGSAGGHLAACTAALDAYDEPAEDAQVSSRPNALVLFNPAVVLAPVDKLPPGVQKRLSGLSRRMGTDPEKLSPYHHLHKKMPPTIIFHGKADTTVPYQTVELFEEKMADLGCLCKLVGYKEAGHGFFNQGRGDNSAYQDTTKQMTQFLRDQGFL; encoded by the coding sequence ATGCCACGAATGTTTCTTCCGGCGCTGCTGCTCTGCACTGCGTTGCTGTCGACCGCAACTGCCGCAGACGCGACCCCCGGCGACGTCAAGCATCGGACCGAAGTCTATAAGCAGGTGGGGGATGTCTCGCTGAAAATGCACATCTACGAGCCGGCCGATCACACCGCGAAGTCGAACAGCCCGGCGATCGTTTTCTTTTTTGGCGGCGGTTGGACTCACGGTTCGCCCAAGCAGTTCTTCCCCCATTGCGAGTTGCTCGCCAAGCAGGGGATGGTGGCGATGGCTGCCGAATATCGGGTCGCCTCGACTCACCAGGTAAAACCAGACTCGTGCGTCGCCGACGCGAAGAGCGCCGTACGTTGGGCGCGGGCAAATTCCGACCGCCTGGGCATTGATTCCAACAAGCTGGCTGCCGGCGGTGGTTCGGCCGGCGGGCACTTGGCGGCTTGCACCGCGGCGCTGGACGCCTACGACGAACCTGCGGAAGACGCCCAGGTAAGCAGCCGACCCAACGCCCTGGTCTTGTTCAACCCGGCCGTGGTGCTGGCTCCGGTCGACAAGCTCCCCCCCGGGGTGCAAAAGCGGCTCAGCGGGCTTTCCCGCCGAATGGGGACCGATCCGGAAAAACTTTCCCCGTATCATCATCTTCACAAGAAGATGCCGCCGACGATTATTTTTCATGGGAAAGCTGATACTACCGTCCCGTATCAGACCGTAGAACTTTTCGAGGAGAAAATGGCGGATCTGGGATGTTTGTGTAAGCTAGTTGGCTACAAAGAGGCGGGACACGGCTTTTTCAACCAAGGCCGCGGCGATAACAGCGCCTATCAAGATACGACCAAGCAAATGACGCAGTTTTTGCGGGACCAAGGCTTCCTGTAA
- a CDS encoding (2Fe-2S) ferredoxin domain-containing protein — MPAYTHHIFICENRRAPGHPRGSCDLTGDGELRSALKKELKRHGIKGEVRANSAGCLDQCECGPVIVIYPQAIWYGGVTPQDVPRIVEETVVHGRVLTDMQIPEEALNTKGKVPFQRSKCDGCDGAEGASE; from the coding sequence GTGCCAGCATATACGCACCACATTTTCATTTGCGAAAATCGTCGCGCCCCCGGCCATCCCCGCGGCTCGTGCGATCTGACCGGCGACGGCGAGTTGCGATCCGCCCTTAAGAAAGAGCTGAAACGCCACGGCATCAAGGGGGAAGTGCGGGCCAATAGCGCCGGTTGCCTGGACCAATGTGAATGCGGACCGGTGATTGTGATTTATCCGCAAGCGATTTGGTATGGCGGGGTGACGCCCCAAGATGTGCCGCGAATCGTCGAAGAGACGGTGGTGCACGGTCGAGTGCTGACCGACATGCAAATTCCGGAAGAGGCGCTCAATACGAAAGGCAAAGTTCCCTTCCAGCGTTCCAAGTGCGATGGTTGCGATGGCGCGGAAGGAGCAAGTGAGTAG